In Ipomoea triloba cultivar NCNSP0323 chromosome 15, ASM357664v1, one genomic interval encodes:
- the LOC116005965 gene encoding protein FAR1-RELATED SEQUENCE 5-like: MAFGFEYDVDDGDQLSRVSWRDAVSRKNFSLFGDVVSLMLAIVCFLGYCFWQSTTRKGRDGGVVLKQVVCSREGFKKSSSSTSSTTQSNVVKRRRLTNRVGCKAKVVFKVIPNGCYRVHFFEEHHTHSMCSIIAKQFLKVNRNLDAGHQLFVASCVRANIGPTRSYRLFKEIVGEYSNVGATGVDFKNFKRDLMAYILNGDAQLFIDTLFKRRELCEAFGFEYDVDDGDQLSRVFLAGHSIQEEFFFVWYNLVFVPFTGIDNHKRCITFGAGLLTKEDIDSYVWLLESFKKIMGHDPICVVTDQDPAVKVAVAQVFGASKHRFCMWHIMCKVGEKVGPVLSKDEVFRRKLNGIVWDNSLDPNAFELRWNHIMEEYGLGDNGWFRYLFESRTFWAPPYFHDDFMAGLVRTTSRSESQNNFFGSFSNGHSSLVEFLVHYDTAIGAQRHAQAKLNADYEACFPVLKTPLALERHAVAVYTISIFYDIQEKICSACFSCQVVSLTDIDGCVSYVIKDGDHRTWRVHGLESIPSRYLVHRWTKGACLHLIFHIDGTLVDQSAKVENVRALTNLMWSDIYACVGLADGNIDCLSQLRRVINEQRQIFLQDGSENGNGAAIGSKQSVINSFCEDVSMGSTVDVHDPVQAKNKGSGKRLNSARERAASKCAKQSRRCHTCDEYGHNSRTCPLNTLSCAL; this comes from the exons ATGG CATTTGGTTTTGAATACGATGTTGATGATGGTGATCAGCTTTCAAGGGTTTCTTGGCGGGACGCAGTATCCAGGaagaatttttctttgtttggtgaTGTTGTTTCGTTGATGCTGGCAATAGTTTGTTTCCTTGGATACtgcttttg GCAGAGCACAACTCGGAAGGGTAGGGATGGCGGTGTTGTTTTGAAGCAGGTTGTATGTAGTCGTGAGGGGTTCAAGAAGAGTTCGTCTAGTACTTCTTCTACCACACAAAGCAATGTTGTGAAGCGACGTAGGTTGACAAATAGGGTTGGGTGTAAGGCTAAAGTGGTGTTTAAGGTCATTCCTAATGGTTGCTATCGTGTGCATTTTTTTGAGGAACACCATACCCATTCTATGTGTTCAATTATTGCTAAGCAATTTTTAAAGGTTAATCGTAATCTTGATGCTGGGCATCAACTTTTTGTTGCAAGTTGTGTTCGAGCAAACATTGGTCCTACTCGGTCGTATAGGTTGTTTAAGGAGATTGTTGGTGAGTATTCTAATGTTGGGGCTACAGGTGTggactttaaaaacttcaaacgTGATTTGATGGCGTACATTTTAAATGGTGATGCTCAATTGTTCATAGATACATTGTTTAAAAGGCGTGAATTGTGTGAAGCATTTGGTTTTGAATACGATGTTGATGATGGTGATCAGCTTTCAAGGGTTTTCTTGGCGGGACACAGTATCCAGGaagaatttttctttgtttg GTATAATTTGGTTTTTGTCCCATTTACTGgcattgataatcataagagaTGTATCACCTTTGGTGCTGGGTTGCTTACGAAGGAAGACATAGACTCATACGTTTGGCTTTTGGAGAGCTTTAAGAAAATAATGGGCCATGATCCTATTTGTGTTGTTACAGATCAAGATCCAGCTGTGAAGGTTGCTGTTGCTCAAGTGTTTGGTGCCTCAAAACATAGATTTTGTATGTGGCATATAATGTGTAAGGTGGGAGAGAAGGTTGGACCAGTTTTATCAAAAGATGAGGTGTTTAGGAGGAAGTTGAATGGCATTGTTTGGGATAATTCACTTGATCCCAACGCCTTTGAGTTGCGATGGAATCATATTATGGAGGAATATGGGTTGGGTGATAATGGTTGGTTTCGTTACTTGTTTGAGTCCCGTACATTTTGGGCACCTCCATACTTTCATGATGATTTTATGGCCGGTTTAGTTAGGACTACGTCTAGATCGGagtctcaaaataatttttttggcaGTTTCTCTAATGGACATTCTAGTTTGGTTGAGTTTCTGGTGCACTATGACACTGCTATTGGTGCACAACGGCATGCCCAAGCAAAATTGAATGCTGATTATGAAGCTTGCTTTCCAGTTTTGAAGACACCATTGGCCTTGGAGCGGCATGCCGTGGCTGTTTACACAATTTCTATATTTTATGACATTCAAGAAAAGATTTGTTCGGCTTGTTTTTCTTGTCAAGTGGTGTCTTTGACTGATATTGATGGTTGCGTGTCATATGTGATAAAAGATGGTGACCATAGGACATGGCGTGTGCA TGGACTTGAGAGTATTCCTTCTAGGTATTTGGTGCATCGGTGGACAAAGGGTGCATGTTTGCACCTAATATTTCATATTGATGGTACACTTGTTGATCAATCTGCTAAAGTGGAGAATGTTAGGGCGCTTACCAATCTTATGTGGTCTGATATTTATGCTTGTGTGGGGTTGGCTGATGGTAATATTGACTGTTTGTCACAGTTACGACGTGTTATTAATGAGCAAAGGCAAATATTTCTACAGGATGGGAGTGAGAATGGGAATGGGGCTGCTATTGGTAGCAAGCAAAGTGTGATTAATTCGTTTTGTGAAGATGTGTCTATGGGTTCGACAGTGGATGTGCACGACCCTGTCCAAGCTAAGAACAAGGGTAGTGGTAAGCGATTGAATAGCGCAAGGGAAAGAGCTGCAAGCAAGTGTGCAAAGCAATCAAGGAGATGCCACACTTGTGATGAATATGGCCATAATAGTAGGACATGCCCTTTAAATACTTTAAGTTGTGCATTGTAG